One window from the genome of Pseudomonas sp. L5B5 encodes:
- the prmB gene encoding 50S ribosomal protein L3 N(5)-glutamine methyltransferase, translated as MITSRLRTLRDHIRWAVSRFHGENLFFGHGTDNAWDEARQLVLGALHLPWEIADSYLDCALEDNELVHLQHLLKRRIDDRVPAAYLLGEAWFCGLPFIVDERVLIPRSPIGELIEKRFEPWLANEPARILDLCTGSGCIGIACAYEFRDAEVVLGDLSFEALEVANQNIERHGVEERVFTVQGDGFEGLPGQRFDLIVSNPPYVDAEDFADMPQEYQHEPELGLACGDDGLNLVRRMLAEAADHLTEKGLMIIEVGNSQVHVEALYPEVDFAWLDFERGGHGVFMLTAEQCRQHQALFASRL; from the coding sequence GTGATCACTTCCCGTCTTCGCACCTTGCGTGACCATATCCGCTGGGCCGTCAGCCGCTTTCATGGGGAGAATCTATTCTTCGGCCATGGCACCGACAATGCCTGGGACGAGGCGCGCCAATTGGTGCTCGGTGCCCTGCACCTGCCCTGGGAAATTGCCGATAGCTACCTGGACTGCGCGTTGGAGGACAACGAGCTGGTCCACCTGCAGCACTTGCTCAAGCGTCGGATCGATGACCGCGTGCCAGCGGCCTACCTGTTGGGCGAGGCCTGGTTCTGTGGCCTGCCGTTCATCGTCGACGAACGCGTGCTGATTCCGCGCTCGCCCATTGGCGAGCTGATCGAGAAGCGCTTCGAGCCCTGGCTGGCCAATGAGCCGGCGCGCATCCTCGACCTGTGCACTGGTTCCGGTTGCATCGGTATCGCCTGTGCCTACGAATTCCGCGATGCCGAGGTGGTGCTGGGGGACCTGTCCTTCGAGGCCCTGGAAGTGGCCAACCAGAACATCGAGCGCCATGGTGTCGAGGAGCGGGTGTTCACTGTGCAGGGTGATGGTTTCGAAGGCCTGCCGGGCCAGCGCTTCGACCTGATCGTCTCCAACCCGCCCTATGTCGATGCCGAGGACTTTGCCGACATGCCGCAGGAATACCAGCACGAACCCGAGCTGGGCCTGGCCTGTGGCGATGATGGCTTGAACCTGGTGCGGCGGATGCTGGCCGAGGCAGCCGACCATCTGACCGAGAAGGGCCTGATGATCATCGAGGTTGGCAACAGCCAGGTGCACGTCGAGGCGCTCTACCCGGAAGTCGATTTCGCCTGGCTGGATTTCGAGCGCGGAGGCCATGGAGTCTTCATGCTGACGGCCGAGCAGTGCCGCCAGCACCAGGCGCTGTTCGCTTCTCGTCTCTGA
- a CDS encoding alpha/beta hydrolase, giving the protein MMLRVLLLSLFLFTGLAQATVLQRPISVDTGHGELFGSLLLPKSERPVPVVLIISGSGPTDRDGNNPDGGRNDSLKRLAWVLARHNIASVRYDKRGVAASLAATPDERDLTLDAYVADAVAWGNKLKADPRLGSLVVLGHSEGALIASLAAPQVDAAGVISIAGTARPVDQVLRQQLSYRLPPALMMRANELLDSLKAGKVDADVPPALQVIFRPSVQPYLITLFRDDPAAAFARLKMPALIVQGSNDIQVSVDDAKVLKAAKPDAQLTLIEGMNHVMRIVPNDLQRQLASYKDPQLPLAAQLGSAITRFIDGLHTR; this is encoded by the coding sequence ATGATGCTGCGAGTCCTTCTGCTGAGTCTTTTCCTCTTCACCGGCCTGGCCCAGGCCACTGTCCTGCAACGCCCCATCAGTGTGGATACCGGCCATGGCGAACTGTTCGGGTCGCTGCTGCTGCCCAAGTCCGAACGACCGGTACCGGTGGTCCTGATCATCTCCGGTTCCGGTCCCACCGATCGCGACGGCAACAACCCCGACGGCGGGCGCAACGATAGTCTCAAGCGCCTGGCCTGGGTGCTGGCCCGACACAACATCGCCAGCGTGCGCTACGACAAGCGCGGAGTGGCCGCCAGCCTGGCCGCCACCCCGGATGAACGCGACCTGACCCTCGATGCCTACGTGGCCGACGCCGTGGCCTGGGGCAACAAGCTCAAGGCCGATCCACGCCTGGGCAGCCTGGTCGTGCTGGGGCACAGCGAAGGGGCTCTGATCGCCAGCCTGGCCGCCCCGCAAGTGGATGCCGCCGGGGTGATCTCCATCGCCGGCACGGCCCGCCCAGTGGACCAGGTCCTGCGCCAGCAGTTGAGCTATCGGTTGCCACCGGCCTTGATGATGCGAGCCAACGAGTTGCTGGACAGTCTCAAGGCCGGCAAGGTCGATGCCGACGTGCCTCCTGCACTGCAGGTGATCTTCCGCCCCAGTGTGCAGCCCTACTTGATCACCCTGTTTCGCGATGATCCGGCCGCCGCCTTCGCCCGCCTGAAGATGCCCGCCTTGATCGTGCAGGGCAGCAACGACATCCAGGTCAGCGTCGACGACGCCAAAGTGCTCAAGGCCGCCAAGCCAGATGCACAACTGACCCTGATCGAAGGCATGAACCATGTGATGCGCATCGTACCCAACGACCTGCAGCGTCAACTGGCCTCCTACAAGGACCCGCAACTACCCCTGGCAGCCCAACTGGGCAGCGCCATTACCCGTTTTATTGACGGACTTCACACCCGTTAG
- the aroC gene encoding chorismate synthase, which produces MSGNTYGKLFTVTTAGESHGPALVAIVDGCPPGLELSLQDLQHDLDRRKPGTSRHTTQRQEPDEVEILSGVFEGRTTGCSIGLLIRNTDQKSKDYSAIKDLFRPAHADYTYHHKYGLRDYRGGGRSSARETAMRVAAGAIAKKYLASQGIVVRGYMSQLGPIEIPFKSWDSVQDNAFFSPDPDKVPELEAYMDQLRRDQDSVGAKITVVAEGVMPGLGEPIFDRLDAELAHALMSINAVKGVEIGAGFASVSQRGTEHRDELTPEGFLSNNAGGILGGISSGQPIVAHLALKPTSSITTPGRSIDVDGNPVDVITKGRHDPCVGIRATPIAEAMMAIVLMDHLLRHRGQNADVRVGTPVLGQL; this is translated from the coding sequence ATGTCCGGCAATACCTACGGCAAGCTGTTCACTGTCACCACCGCCGGCGAAAGCCATGGCCCGGCATTGGTCGCCATTGTCGACGGCTGCCCGCCGGGCCTGGAGCTGTCCCTGCAGGACTTGCAGCATGACCTGGACCGGCGCAAGCCCGGCACCAGTCGCCATACCACCCAGCGCCAGGAGCCCGATGAGGTCGAGATCCTCTCCGGGGTCTTCGAGGGCAGGACCACCGGTTGCTCCATCGGCCTGCTGATCCGCAACACCGACCAGAAGTCCAAGGACTACTCGGCCATCAAGGACCTGTTCCGCCCGGCCCATGCCGACTACACCTACCACCACAAGTACGGCCTGCGCGACTACCGCGGCGGCGGCCGCAGCTCGGCGCGGGAAACCGCCATGCGCGTGGCGGCCGGGGCCATCGCCAAGAAATACCTGGCCAGCCAGGGCATCGTGGTGCGGGGTTACATGAGCCAGCTGGGCCCGATCGAAATCCCGTTCAAGAGCTGGGACTCGGTGCAGGACAACGCCTTCTTCAGCCCCGATCCGGACAAGGTGCCGGAGCTTGAGGCCTATATGGACCAGTTGCGTCGTGACCAGGATTCCGTGGGCGCGAAGATCACGGTGGTTGCCGAAGGTGTGATGCCGGGCCTGGGCGAGCCGATCTTCGATCGCCTCGACGCCGAGCTGGCCCACGCGCTAATGAGCATCAATGCGGTCAAGGGCGTGGAAATCGGAGCCGGTTTCGCCTCGGTGTCCCAGCGTGGCACGGAACACCGGGACGAGCTGACGCCGGAAGGTTTCCTCAGCAACAACGCCGGCGGCATCCTCGGCGGTATCTCCTCGGGCCAGCCGATCGTTGCCCACCTGGCCCTCAAGCCGACTTCCAGCATCACCACCCCGGGCCGCTCCATCGATGTCGATGGCAACCCGGTGGACGTGATCACCAAGGGTCGTCACGACCCGTGCGTGGGCATTCGCGCCACGCCGATCGCCGAGGCGATGATGGCCATCGTGCTGATGGACCACCTGCTGCGCCACCGCGGCCAGAACGCCGACGTGCGTGTCGGCACGCCGGTACTGGGCCAGCTGTAA
- a CDS encoding MFS transporter, which yields MAVAALPYWRLSSFYLFYFALLGSTAPFLALYFDHLGFSSARIGELVAIPMLMRCVAPNLWGWLGDYTGRRLAIVRFGAVCTLVCFSLIFIDKSYAWLAMVMALHAFFWHAVLPQFEVITLAHLQGQASRYSQIRLWGSIGFILTVVALGRLFEWLSLDIYPVTLVVIMGGIVVSSLWVPNAQPLAQGQRLAGEGFVRQLRAPGVLAFYLCVALMQLSHGPYYTFLTLHLERLGYSRGLIGMLWALGVVAEVLMFLAMSRILARFSVRRVLLASFLLAALRWLLLGSLAEFLWVLLLAQVLHAATFGSFHAAAIHFVQRSFGARQQGQGQALYAALAGTGGALGALYSGYSWNALGATLTFSIASVAALAAAVIIATRMQEQGA from the coding sequence ATGGCCGTGGCGGCATTGCCGTACTGGCGGCTTTCCAGTTTCTACCTGTTCTATTTCGCGCTGCTGGGATCGACCGCTCCGTTCCTGGCGCTGTACTTCGATCACCTGGGGTTTTCCAGTGCGCGGATCGGCGAACTGGTAGCCATTCCCATGCTCATGCGTTGCGTGGCGCCCAACCTCTGGGGCTGGCTTGGCGACTACACCGGCCGGCGCCTGGCCATCGTGCGGTTTGGCGCGGTCTGCACCCTGGTGTGCTTTTCCCTGATCTTCATCGACAAGAGTTATGCCTGGCTGGCGATGGTCATGGCCCTGCACGCCTTCTTCTGGCATGCCGTGCTGCCACAGTTCGAGGTCATCACCCTGGCCCACCTGCAGGGGCAGGCTTCGCGCTATAGCCAGATCCGTCTCTGGGGCTCGATCGGCTTCATTCTCACGGTCGTGGCCCTGGGGCGCTTGTTCGAGTGGCTGAGCCTGGACATCTATCCCGTGACCCTGGTGGTGATCATGGGCGGCATCGTGGTCAGCAGCCTGTGGGTACCCAATGCCCAGCCGCTGGCCCAGGGGCAGCGCCTGGCAGGGGAGGGGTTTGTCAGGCAGTTGCGGGCGCCGGGGGTGCTGGCTTTCTACCTGTGCGTGGCGCTGATGCAACTCAGTCACGGCCCCTACTACACCTTCCTGACCCTGCACCTTGAACGACTGGGCTACAGTCGCGGCCTGATCGGCATGCTCTGGGCGCTGGGGGTGGTGGCCGAGGTGCTGATGTTCCTGGCCATGAGCCGGATCCTGGCGCGGTTTTCCGTACGCCGGGTGCTGCTGGCCAGTTTCCTGCTGGCGGCACTGCGCTGGCTGCTGCTGGGCAGCCTGGCGGAGTTCCTCTGGGTACTGCTGCTGGCCCAGGTACTGCACGCCGCGACCTTCGGCAGCTTCCACGCGGCGGCCATTCATTTCGTGCAGCGCAGCTTCGGTGCTCGCCAGCAAGGCCAGGGCCAAGCGTTGTATGCCGCCCTGGCCGGAACCGGTGGTGCCCTGGGCGCCTTGTATTCCGGATACAGCTGGAATGCCCTGGGGGCCACATTGACCTTTAGTATTGCCAGCGTCGCCGCCCTGGCCGCAGCCGTTATCATTGCCACTCGCATGCAAGAGCAAGGAGCCTGA
- a CDS encoding acireductone dioxygenase — MSSLSVYHVSSPDLPNKVLTHFEDIAATLAEQGIGFERWPHATRVEPGADEQEVLAACQAQLDPLMSERGHAALEVLSRKGGYADINSVLPEEQRLEGDAALLLLAGRGLLCLHIDDYVYGLVCERHELVSLPAGTAHWFDLGEQPNLVAIRLFGTGTTPAGKVTGDDIASRFPRLED; from the coding sequence ATGAGCAGCCTGTCCGTCTACCACGTCTCCAGCCCGGACCTGCCGAACAAGGTTCTGACCCATTTCGAGGATATTGCCGCGACCCTGGCCGAGCAGGGCATAGGGTTCGAGCGCTGGCCTCACGCGACCCGTGTCGAGCCCGGTGCTGATGAACAAGAGGTCCTGGCCGCCTGCCAGGCCCAGCTCGATCCCTTGATGAGCGAGCGCGGCCATGCTGCGCTAGAGGTGCTCAGCCGCAAGGGCGGTTATGCCGACATCAACAGCGTCCTGCCTGAAGAACAGCGCCTGGAGGGCGATGCCGCGTTGTTGCTGCTGGCGGGGCGCGGCTTGCTCTGCCTGCACATCGATGACTATGTGTATGGCCTGGTATGCGAAAGACATGAGCTGGTGTCGTTGCCGGCTGGCACCGCCCACTGGTTCGACCTGGGCGAGCAGCCAAACCTGGTAGCCATTCGCTTGTTCGGCACAGGCACGACCCCTGCCGGCAAGGTCACCGGCGACGATATCGCCAGCCGTTTCCCCCGCCTCGAAGACTGA
- a CDS encoding DUF3509 domain-containing protein gives MSLIQEKFSSLFSNFEVTTLARPDGGILLTLRNSDGKEFKRSISYAQLHAADQLSWVISAIRRDLAEQASELPQISLLQSQNRFALPTYHSL, from the coding sequence ATGAGCCTGATCCAAGAAAAATTTTCCTCCCTGTTCTCCAACTTCGAAGTGACAACCCTGGCGCGTCCCGATGGCGGCATCCTGCTGACCCTGCGCAACAGCGATGGCAAGGAATTCAAGCGTTCGATTTCCTACGCCCAATTGCATGCCGCCGATCAGCTGTCCTGGGTCATCAGTGCCATTCGCCGTGACCTGGCCGAGCAAGCCAGCGAACTGCCACAGATTTCGCTGCTGCAAAGCCAGAACCGCTTTGCCCTGCCGACTTACCATTCCCTGTAA